The sequence below is a genomic window from Aureispira sp. CCB-E.
GAAATTTTACCAATCAACATAAAGTGCCTTATATAGTTGGATTTATGTGGAGAGGCTGTTTGCTCATGGCAAATGGCCTTTTTTTATTGAAGTTCTTTGAAAAAATATATCTTTGCAGCATCTAACTATCTACTTAACTGTATTCATTCAGTTTTTAGACAACCAATAACTATGAAAGTAACCGATCACTTTAAGGCAGCCAATGGCGAGACCTTAATCTCTTTTGAAATTTTGCCCCCGCTCAAAGGAGGAAAAATTCAAAGTATTTTTGATACACTAGATCCATTGATGGAATTTAATCCTCCATTCATTGATGTTACCTACCATCGCGAAGAATTTATTTACAAAAAACGTTCTAGCGGCTATTACGAAAAAGTAGCCATGCGTAAGCGACCAGGAACAGTAGGCATTTGTGCGGCTATCATGCATCGTTATGGAGTAGACGCTGTCCCTCATTTAATTTGTGGTGGATTTAGTATAGAAGAAACAGAAAATGCTTTAATCGATTTACAGTTCTTAGGCATCGACAATGTTTTAGTACTTCGTGGTGATGCCCGTAAATTTGAAGGCAAATTTATTCCCGAACCCAATGGGCATCCTTATGCACTTGATTTGGTCAAACAATTGGTCAATATGAACGAGGGAATTTATCTAGATAATGATATTACCAATGCAGAACCTTCAGATTTCTGTATTGCTGTTGCAGGTTATCCAGAAAAACATTTTGAAGCACCAAATCATCAAAGCGATTTGTACTTTTTAAAGCAAAAAATAGACGCAGGAGCAGAATATATTGTCACTCAAATGTTCTTTGACAATCAACAATATTTTGATTTTGTGGATCGCTGTCGAGCTGTCGGTATCAATGTTCCTATTGTACCTGGCTTAAAACCTATTACTAAGAAGTATCAATTAAATTCTATTCCTCGTTTGTTCCACTTAGACATTCCCAAAGACTTTTCAGATGCGTTGTTAGCAGCCAAAGATGCTGAAGCACGTCGTCAAGTTGGTATCGAATGGACTGTTGCTCAATCGAAAGAATTAAAAGCCGCTGGGGTGCCTTGCTTGCACTACTATACAATGGGTGATGTTGACACAATAAAAGAAATTGTTGGGCAGATTTATTAATCGTACAACTACAAAATACAAATAGAGCAGCTTATTTTATAATAATAAGCTGCTCTTGTATTTTTACCAATACTTCATCAAGTTAAAGCAAAAAACCACGACTACGCAATAACAGCGTCACTAAATACTATTTTTAATGAATCTTGTTAAATCTATAAGCAACAATTAATTGCAGACTAGACCATCGCAAGCCATAGTCTATATCAACTGTCTTTTGGGTTTCTTTTAAATTGGAATAAGCCGCTACTAACTCAACATTAAAATAGGGGAGCAGTTCTAATGAAATTACCCAATGTTTTCCTAACCTATAATTCATCCCTAAAATTATATTCATATTGGGAATTGTCTTCAACGTAAGTTGGCTTGGGTCTCCTATAATTGTACGAGTCGCTACTTGATAGTTTAAACCTAGATTAAAACCATAGACAAAAGCAATATTGTTAGCTAAACTATGCCTAGATTCTGTTCCTAAACTAAAACCAATGCCAAAGTCACTTTCTTGACCACGCCCTTTTTTGATATTATTTCCATTCAAAAATAAAGTTTGTAATCTAAAAAAATTCTTTGTTTTTCCAGTTTTGTAAGACAACCTATAATTTAAGTCAGCATCGAGCGAAATGCCTATTTCGTGTATTCGCTGTGCCCAAAGCTCTGCCTTAATTCCTACACAACAAACTAATGTTATAATTTTAATTATTAACATAAAATTGTTTTTGAATAATCCTTTTGAGTTTTTTTATCTCAAAATCCAATACAAAATAGAATTCAAACTAATTCTACTTTCTTACTTATACCTCATTGTATTTCATAATATTAACTCAACTAGATTTATTCTTTCTTCGACCAAATCGATACGCAACTACTAAGTATGTATTAGTCAAATTCATACCATAAAAAATTTGACTTTCTTCCTGATTTGCTCCTGAAATACTAGCTCTATACCGTACATAAGGGCAGTTTTCTATAGAGAATTGCCATTGATCATTCAATGTATAACTGAAGCCTAGAAGTAAATATAACTCTGGTGATATGGTATGCTCCTCTCCAGTTGCTTTCCCATTACTAAAATGATAATTAGTTTGGTAACTACATTGAGCTCCCAATCCGTAGATAAAAGACAAATTATCAATAATGTTTCTTCTAAATTCCCAACCAACACCAATACCAGCTCCAGACATATTGATATATTGACTACTAGTTGTCTGAATGGCATTACGACCGTTCAAATAAGCCAGGTCTAAACGAAATAAACTATTTGTTTTTCCCACCTTATACAAAAAGCCGAGATCCAAAGCAGAATTGACCTTTAATCCAATTTCGTGTAGTGCGGGTGTTTTTTGTGCAGCAGCTTTCCAGATAATAAAAAATGTACACAAACCAAGGAGTAAACAACGATGAGTAAGCATAATTATAAGTTTTTTTATAATAAAAAATGTCCTTGCCAACAAGGTGTTGACAAGGACAAGAATAGAAGTATTACTCCTTATTTTGTATTAAAAGCTTGTTAATAGCTTCTTATATAACGGTTGGTTATAAGCCTGTTAAACTTATAATAAGACTCTGGAAAAACAATCAAAAGCTAATCCAATACAAGGTCTTTTTTAACTTCGGTTGTTCGCAAAATATGCTCTCCTCCCTTTCCAAATTGATAATTGACATACAGCATTGCTGCCAACAATAATAATCCTCCAGCTTGATGCAATACCCCTAATAATAGAGGAATTTGTCCAATTCCATTCAATAAGGTCAAAATTCCTAAAGTAATCTGTGCGATTAGAATAAAAAGGAGTAATTGGCTGCCTCTAGCAAGTTGAGGAGATTGGTGTATACGACGAACATACAAATAAAAAATAGGAATTAAAATACACAATAAATAAGCTGTTCCTCGATGCAACAATTGGATGAGCGCAGCAGCAAAACCAGCCCCTTCTTTTGAGTTATAAGCTCGCATATTTTCCCAAGTCCATTTAGAATAATCCTTTAGTACATCGGCTATCCATACCCACGAACCGTCTGTAGAACTTACCTCCATGTGAGGAAAATGATTAAAAACTAATCCCGCTTTGATACCTGCCATCAAACCTCCTAATACAATTTGTAGACAGATAATAATGGTAATACGCCAAGCAAAGGTTCTTAAACGTTTGTTGTGTTCATCTGTAGCAACAGGCTGCACAACATGCAATGCTACCCACCACAAATAACCAAAAACAATCGTTGCTAAACTCAAATGAATTGTCAATTTGTACCCATTTACCCAAGCAAACTCTGGCGTATCAAGCCCTGATTTGACCATAATCCACCCAAAAACGGCCACTAACATTGTCAACGCAACAACTTTTCCCAACATTACCATCAAAGGCTTGGATAACATCTTTCGCCTCCAAAAAATCAAAAACGGAATTAAAAAAACAAATCCCATAGTACGAGCCCACAACCGATGGAAATATTCCCAAAAGTAAATAAACTTAAAATCATTCATAGGAATTCCATCAGGATACATTGCTCCAGACCATTTCATCTTCACCTGCCCTATAGCGTGTTCCATATACTCTTGTCGAGCAACTTCCCATTGTTCGGCATTCAAAGGTGGGATTGTTCCTTGAATTACGGCCCATTCTGTAATCGATAGCCCAGAATCTGTTAGTCTAGTTATTCCACCAATAACAACTTGACAAAAAACCATTACAACTCCTATCAGTAACCAAATTTTTACAGCGTTCGAAAACGTTTTTGTTTCTTTTGCCATTCTTATAACTTTCTTTTATACCATTAGCACCTCTGAATTAAATCAACTGATAACCAGCCAAATAAGGCAGTTTTAATAACATAGAGGCCAAGTATGATTAAATATACGTCCAATTAGACGGTTAAAAATTTTGTACAAATTTACAATTCAATAAACGATATCATACTATAAAAGCTTAAAGCTTATTTTTTTTTAGAAAAAATCTAAACTACTCCAGATTTAAACAAAAATGGTTTTGCGTTAGCAGCGGAATTCAAACAAATTTTTGTTTCCCTTTTTCCAATCAAAAATCTAAACACATCTATATAATTATAATAAAAAGAAAATTTAAAATTAAAAAAGCTATCATTATTAGGAGCGTGGATAAGTGGATAAGTCGTTTTAGAAAATATTTTTTTTGCTGTTAAATGACTATTAACAATAAAAAAGAAGTTATCCACTATAGTTATCCACATATAAGTATGCTTTTAGTCAGTATTTTATCTTTTTATGCACAGATATCCACATTTTTGTGGATAAAACACTCAAAATATAGATTTTTTTATTTTGCTGTTGATTACTGTGGATATTGATGTGAATAATTGTACATTAATCCACAAAATGTACGATAAAAATAGATTTTTATAGACAATAGAAGAAGTCTTGTGGATGAACTGTGGATAAAACCTATACTTATCCACAGTTATAGACAAATAAACTGTGGATATCTTTGGTTTTAAATAGTTGTTTTTTAGCTATTTATATATATATACATAAATAATGTTGATAACTACCTAATAACAATTTGTTTTTCTGTAAAAACACAAAAAAATGTAGAAGTAATACTATTATTTTTGATAGAGGAATATCTTTTTAAAGGTGTTGATACTTTTATGGATGGATTTATGCACATTGTGAATAAGGTGTGGATAACTTGTGAATTATGTGTGCGTAACTTACCTAGGTAGTAAAAAATTACTTTTTTTTAACCCTTTTTTGCGTTTTTGAGGTTGATTTGTAACCAAAAAAGTTAGCATAGAGTGAGAAATCTAAAAAATGAGTTAATTATCCACGTTACTTTTGTGCATAACTAAATAAATTGTGGATAAGCTAAAATGGCTAACAAAAAAAAAGTATAAAATTAATAGGAAAAATTGTGGATAATCAATTTAATAAGCTTAGCTTTACGGGTTATTTCAAAAAATAATACCCACACATAGATTTGTTTTAATAAAAAAACAAGCCTAAATAGCATAAACGATACTATAGTTATATAATAGTGGTATCCTATTTACCAATGTGCTTCAAAATTCTTGATACTTATGCCCACTCGTTTCTCCTTCTCTGCTTCAAAAGAAAAAATGAAGCGTCAGTTTAATTTAGATATAAAAAAAGAATTGCAACAGAGTTTTAATATTGGAGCAACTCAAAATGCTTACTTGTTGACCAATCAATCTCTAGATTTACAGATATTTAGTTGGGGGTTGATTCCTCATTGGGCTAAAGACAAAAGTGTGGGAACAAATTTGATTAATGCACAAGTAGAGGGAATTGCCAGTAAATTATCTTTTCGTTTGCCAATTCGCCAGAGACGCTGCCTAATTTTTGCTGATAGTTATTATGAGTGGACAAAAGAGGGGAGAGCTACTCAACCCTATCGAGTACAATTAAGCAATGGAGACTTGATGACTTTTGCAGGAGTTTGGGATGTATGGGTAGATGGTAACCAAGGATTACACAAGACTTTTTCTATTATAACAACACCTGCCAATAACTCACTAAAAGAACTGGGTATATCTAGAATGCCAGCGTTGATAACAACAGGAACTGATCGTGCTAAATGGTTGGGAGAACACTCGCTTCCTAACGCACTTAATATACTTCAACCTTTAGAAAACCTTTCTTTGGATATTTATCCTATTGCTAAAGAAGTTGATTCTTTGGATAATAACTATCCAGAACTTCACAAGCCTATAGAACTGAGCTCTTAGGAACATTCAAAAAATAAATTACCAAGTATTACTACTGGACTTAGCAATCTAATTTCTATTCGGTTTTACAACAAGTAACTCTTTTCGTTTTATACCCTTAGCAAGGGTATAAGACTAAAATATAATTCCTTAGAGTGAACTTAAACTCCCTACAAATAAAAAATGTATATTTGCAGCAAATTTATTGCCTAGCGTGATTTATTTTAAGTTTTATTTACTTTATAAAGTAAAAGAAAAAGTTCTACAGCATTGATTATCATAGATTTTGATTTGTGGTTTTAGAATTGTGCGGCTGATGATAATCAGTTTTAATGAAATAAGCTATTGTTTTGCCAATGCAATGCCTTCAATATAAATATAATGGTAGACAGCATAGCTCATTCAAAAATGAAGTGTTTAAATAATCAATAAGTAACCGTTGAGAAAAAGGTGGTAGGAAAACCTCTTTTTAGCGTTATACTACTAATTTTATAATAATTATAATCAAATCATGGCTGATATTCAATCACTAGAACGTATGGCTACACAAGTACGTCGCGATATTATTCGTATGGTACATGCTTGTCAAAGTGGTCACCCTGGAGGGTCTTTAGGATGTGCTGACTTTTTTACAGCATTATATCAAGAAGTAATGGATCACAATCCCTCTTTTAACATGGAAGGCAAAGGAGAAGATGTCTTTTATTTATCTAATGGGCACATTTCACCTGTTTGGTATAGCGTGTTGGCTAGATCTGGATATTTTCCAGTAGAGGAGCTAGCAACCTTTCGAAATCTAGATTCTCGTTTGCAAGGTCACCCCGCAACACACGAAGGACTTCCTGGTATACGTGTAGCCTCAGGTTCTTTAGGACAAGGATTATCAGTTGCTTTAGGAACTGCTTTGGCAAAAAAGCTAGATGGTGACAATAAGTTAGTTTATGTGTTGACAGGAGATGGAGAACTACAAGAGGGACAAATCTGGGAAGCAATGTTGTTTGCAACGCACCAAAAAATAGACAATGTCATTGTTACTGTAGATTGGAATGGGCAGCAAATTGATGGTGCGAATGATGATGTACTTAGTTTAGGAGACTTGGAAGCCAAATGGTTATCATTTGGTTGGGAAGTGGTGCACATGGATGGTAACAACATGGAAGAAGTTGTCAAAGGCTTTGATGCCGCAAAAGCAAAAACTGGTCAAGGGAAACCTGTTGTTATTTTAATGAAAACAGACATGGGGCATGGTGTTGATTTTATGTCAGGAACTCACAAGTGGCATGGTAAAGCACCTAACGATGAGCAAAAAGATATTGCGTTAGCTCAACTAGAAGAAACTCTAGGAGATTATCCTCTGTAAGTTTCAATTGCTTTAACTAGTTATTACTTCTAAACTTAAAATTAAAAACAATGCTTAAAGATATTATAAGTACAGGCAAGAAAGCAACTAGAGATGGCTTTGGTGATGGTTTGTACGAAGCTGGTCAAAAAAATCCTAATGTAGTGGCGCTTTGTGCAGATTTAGTAGGGTCACTCAAAATGAATAAATTTATTGATGAGAACCCTGAGCGTTTCTTCCAAATGGGGATTTCAGAAGCCAATATGATGGGCGTTGCTGCTGGTTTGGCAACAGGTGGAAAAATTCCTTACACAGGTACATTTGCCAATTTCTCAACGGCTCGTGTTTTTGACCAAGTGCGCCAGTCGATTGCTTATTCTGATAAAAATGTAAAAATTTGTGCTTCTCATGCTGGACTGACGTTGGGAGAGGATGGTGCTACTCATCAGACCTTGGAAGATGTGGGAATGATGAAAATGTTGCCTGGTATGACTGTCATTAATCCTTGCGATTATCACCAAACCAAAGCAGCAACCGTAGCAATTGCTGAGCATCATGGTCCTGTTTATCTTCGTTTTGGGCGCCCAAGTTGGCCTATGTTTACAGAAAATATGCCTTTTGAAATAGGAAAGGCGTTGACATTAAATGAAGGGACAGACGTTACTATTTTTGCAACAGGGCATTTGGTGTGGAAGGCTGTGGAAGCTGCCAAACAACTAGAGGAAGAAGGTATTAGTTGTGAACTGATTAATATTCATACGATTAAGCCTTTGGATCAAGATGCTGTCCTAAAATCAGCAGCGAAAACAAAATGTGTCGTTGTTGCTGAAGAACACAATATTATAGGTGGATTAGGAGAAAGTGTTGCTCGTGTATTGGCTCAAAAACAACCAACGTTGATGGAGTTTGTCGCAGTAAATGACACCTTTGGAGAAAGTGGAAAGGTACCTGATTTGATTGCTAAGTATGGATTGGATACGGTTGATGTTGTTAAAGCCGTTAAAAAAGTACTAGAAAGAAAAGCTGAAAATGCGTAGTATCAATTTATTATAAAATAAAACGGTCTTCTTCTTATTAGAGGAGTGATAGACTATCCTTATTATTTTTAGCATCGTTATACTATTTGAGAGGAGTTGTTATAGTATAGTGATAATAAAGGTAATAAGGATTTTTTTTATTAATAAAGGACCTATGTTTTGTAAGAGAATAACGCTTTTCTATTGTATGTTGTTTTTTGTTGGGTGTAAAGATGCTCTTGTAAAACCCATTCGTTATAAAGGGGGCGATCTACATCCGCAACCTTCCAAGTATATTTTTCCCGATACGAGCAACTATAGACTTCATCAGCAAGTTTCATCTGTTGTGAAAACAATCTTAGATAGAGAAGCTAAAGACATTATGGGTAGGCAAGCGATAACGGGGCTTTCGGCTGCTATGTTTATTCCCAATCAAGGAATTTGGCAAATTGATACAGGTTTTATTTCTAAACCTAACAATGTTTTGATTGATCACCTTTCGGTTTTTTATTGGGCAAGTGTCGCTAAACTCGTGACAAGTACTGTTGTTTACCAATTGGTTGCAGAACAGAAATTAAAACTCAGTTCACCTCTTCAAAATTGGTATCCGAATATTCAAAATTCGAATCAGATAACCATTGAGCATTTATTAAATCACACCAACGGTATTTATAGTTTTAATAGTGATTCATCATTGCACTTTAGTCAGCAGCTTCATAGCCCAACAGAGTTGTTGAACATAGCATTGTCCAAGGAATCATTATTTCAACCTGGCGAATACTGGGCATATACCAATACTGGGTATTTATTACTTGCATTGATTGTAGAGCAAATCGAAAATAAATCCTTTCAGGAGATTGTTAAAGATAGAATTGCAAGACCAGAACAATTATCTTCTTTACGAGTATTGAACTTGGGAGAATTACCTAACAATTTAGCTTTGGCACATTATAATAACACAACAATTACCACGGAATATTCTGTACCTTTGGGGGCAGGAAATATAGTTGCTAATTCAAAGGATATGGTTTTATTTTTCTATGCCTTATTAGTAGGTAAGTATCTGCCGATAGAGACCGTACATGGGATGTTGGCAAATTTGTATCCTATGTTTAATGATGGAATGTACTATGGCAATGGAATTATGTTGTACGATTTTGATAAAATCAATGGAAGTAGCCAAGAATGGATAGGACATAGTGGAGGAACCGAAAACTACAAAGCTGTTTTGGCTTATGATACTAATACAGGAGTAATTTGTGCCGTATCTGTCAATCAGAACATTTCAGCTGAGGCAATTGCATTTATTTTAATGAAAGCATTATAATGCATATAACTAGAGGAACTATGAGCTTAAAATCTCATTTTGGAATGGTTTTTTTATGGAAAAAATGTTACCTTATGAAAAAAAACGAGAGGTTCTATTTACCTACTAAAGCCTCTTAAACCATTACCAATAATACTTTTTGGCAAGATAAGTGTTTAAATTGGCAACAATAGACGCCTTTTTTAAGTTAAAATAATAGACATTAGCAATTATTTTGAGGTAGAATAGAATGTGAAATCTTGCTCTAAGGTTGTTTTTAGAAGCACTCTATTCATTAACAATAACTTATTTGTAAACAATATTTACACAAACAAATCCATAAATATAATGACAAGATTAAGAAATTTATTTGCTCTGCTATTATTTGTGGCTGTGTTCCACACGGCTTGTGATCGCCCGATTAATGTATTCACGGTAAGTCAAGACAAGCAATTAGGAGCACAATTGGAACAAGAGATAGCTTCTAACCCTACAGAGTACCCTTTATTGGATGAAACGCAATATGCAACAGCTTATACTTATTTGTTGGCAATGCGCGATGAAATTTTGGCATCGCCAGAAGTAAAATTCAAAGATGAGTTTGAATGGAAATTAAAGATCATTAATGATGATAGCGTTTTGAATGCTTTCTGTGCTCCTGGGGGATATATCTATGTGTATACTGGATTGATGAAATATTTGGATAAAGTAGATCATTTAGCAGGGGTATTAGCACATGAAATTGCACATGCAGATCAACGCCACTCAACGGCTAGTATGACAGAGCAGTATGGACTTGAAACATTAATTGCAATTGCTAGTAATAATGCAACCGCAGCACAATTGGGACAAGTAGCAGGAAGTTTGGCACAATTAGGTTTTAGCCGTGCTCATGAAACAGACGCTGACGAACATTCTGTTGATTATTTACACAGCACTAAGTATGCTTGTAATGGAGCGGCAGGATTCTTTGCTAAGCTAATAGCACAAGGACAAACTTCTGGAACACCTGCTTTTTTGAGTACACACCCTGATCCAGGAAATCGTGTTACTAAAATTAATGAACGTGCAACAGAACTAGGTTGTTCAACTACATTATATCATGATAATGGCGATCAAGGTGCCTATGCAGCAATGTTAGCAACATTGCCATAGATAACTACCTGATCTTAGGCACTTATACCTAAAAAATCGTTCTACTATAAGACTATGGTAGAACGATTTTTTTATTTGGATGCAGATATTTATTGAATACTTCTTCTATTCTTTTTGGTCATTAGAGCAAGTACGCTAGACTTGTAACATAAAAAAGCCACTTGAGTAGAGCAAAGTGGCTTTCAATCTAAAATTTATAATCTAAGACTCGTTTTTATACTGCAATATGAACGAAGTTACACTAGCGTCATCTGCCAATCTGGGAGCAATTTGATAAATATAGGTATGCATATTATAATCCTCCATAAGTGCTTGCCCTAAAACAACAAAACCTTCTTGACGTTGACCAGACTCAATAAGCACAGCAGCTAACGCAAAATCCAACAAAATGTCTTCGATATACTGTCTTGCTTCGTCAAGCATTTCAATGGCAACAGCATAGCTTTCTTCATCAATCAAGAACTCTATGTAATGAATCCAAATGCTAACCTCTTTAGGTTCAATGGCGAGTGCCTTGTGGTAAAACTCATGCGCTTTGTCTGAATTTTCTAAAGCATCATAAGTATCTGCTAGAGAAAGACAAAATTCTTCATTAAACTTATCTACAGCATAGGCTTGTAAGAAAGCTTTTTCTGCCAAATACCACTCATCTTCCTCTATATAACAGTTGCCAATGCTATGATAAACACGTCCATTTAAACTATTGTATTGCAAGGTTTGTGTATAGTAACTTCTTGCTTTTTCATAATTTCCTTGATGTTCGTAGCACTGTCCCAAACGATACCAAATTTCTGGATCTGCATCAAACAAATCCAAGTATTCGGAAAGGTAGCGCATGGCTGCATCAAATTGTTCTAATCCAATTAAACAATCAATGTAATAATGATAAGCAGGTTCAAAGCGCTCATTGATAACAATGGCATAATCAAAGGCTTCGGCGGCTTTTTCGATCAAACCAACATATAAGTAAGCTAACCCTAAATTATACCAAGCCCAATAAGAATATGGGTTCTGATTGATAAAATTCAGATGAAATGTAATGGCATCGCCATAATCTTTGGTTTGATCATAGATACCCGAAATACGACTCAATGCAATTTCATTGTTAGGATCTTTGCGAAGCGCTAATTTTAGATATTTAAGCGCATTATCATAATCTTTTTTTGTTTCATAAATTGTAGATTCTAAAACATAAAGATCGCCCAATTCTTCCCTACTAGCATATTCTTTAGCTTTTTGAATGACTCTGATAGCGTTATCTTGGTCAAACATACGCATATAGATATCTGCTTGGGTCAAGTAAATGTCCAAATCAGAAGGCTCATAAATAACCGCAGCTTCTAAAGCTTCAAAAGCTTGGTCATATCGCTCTTGTTCTGAAAGAATTTGAGCTTTTCTGACATATAAAGACGCAGAGTAGGGATGTTGATTCATTGCGTGATTTAGAGCTACTAAAGCACGCTTAAAGTCATTTCCTTCCTCGTAATAATCCGATAACATCAAGAAACTATCTACCTCTAAAAAAGAGATACCACCTTCTTTTAGCATACCTTCATATCGCTGAACCAGCAATTTCAAATCTGGTTGATGCTCTCCATCATAATCATGTGCTTCCATCTAAAGTTGTTTGGGTTCAAAATAGCACTTAGATAAGTACCTCTTTCTTTAAAGATACAAATAAAAAAGACAATAGTCAAGGCTTGTTTGTCACCGTATTGTTTATATTTTGTGCCATCCCTATTTCTTTTTTAATAGAATTTCTACAAAAATCACCATACTTTTTAAGTCAGGTTAATTGTAGATAAACTGTATCTTTATTATTAATTCAAACCTTGTACCATTAGTTCTCTCCAAAGCACTTTTGACAAAAATTTAAAAGTTGTAGTTTAGCTTTTAGTAGCATCTACCTATGGTATTATTTTATAATTTTTATAACAATCGCTCCTATGTATCACAATAAAAAAGTAAAACCCTACCTTAATTTAGTTTTGTTAATGGTGTTGATGTTTAATGATTTATCGGCACAAAATGTTGATTATTTTCAGCAAGAAGTCAACTACAAAATTGCGGTGGAATTAGACGATATCAATCATGTTTTGACTGGAAATATCGAAATAGAGTATACCAATAATTCACCTGACAGTTTGTCTTACTTGTATTTCCATTTATGGCCCAATGCTTACAAAAATCAACAAACAGCCTTTGCCAAACAGTTATTAAATAGTGGTCGTTTGGATTTTCATTTTAGCAAAAAAGAGGACAGGGGATTTATTGACAAGCTTGAGTTTTCATGCAATGGAGAACCTATTGATTGGAAGGAAGATTTTTTAAATCCAGATATAACAAAGCTTCATTTACCCCAAACATTAAAACCCAAAGAAACAATTATAATCAAA
It includes:
- the metF gene encoding methylenetetrahydrofolate reductase [NAD(P)H], which translates into the protein MKVTDHFKAANGETLISFEILPPLKGGKIQSIFDTLDPLMEFNPPFIDVTYHREEFIYKKRSSGYYEKVAMRKRPGTVGICAAIMHRYGVDAVPHLICGGFSIEETENALIDLQFLGIDNVLVLRGDARKFEGKFIPEPNGHPYALDLVKQLVNMNEGIYLDNDITNAEPSDFCIAVAGYPEKHFEAPNHQSDLYFLKQKIDAGAEYIVTQMFFDNQQYFDFVDRCRAVGINVPIVPGLKPITKKYQLNSIPRLFHLDIPKDFSDALLAAKDAEARRQVGIEWTVAQSKELKAAGVPCLHYYTMGDVDTIKEIVGQIY
- a CDS encoding COX15/CtaA family protein gives rise to the protein MAKETKTFSNAVKIWLLIGVVMVFCQVVIGGITRLTDSGLSITEWAVIQGTIPPLNAEQWEVARQEYMEHAIGQVKMKWSGAMYPDGIPMNDFKFIYFWEYFHRLWARTMGFVFLIPFLIFWRRKMLSKPLMVMLGKVVALTMLVAVFGWIMVKSGLDTPEFAWVNGYKLTIHLSLATIVFGYLWWVALHVVQPVATDEHNKRLRTFAWRITIIICLQIVLGGLMAGIKAGLVFNHFPHMEVSSTDGSWVWIADVLKDYSKWTWENMRAYNSKEGAGFAAALIQLLHRGTAYLLCILIPIFYLYVRRIHQSPQLARGSQLLLFILIAQITLGILTLLNGIGQIPLLLGVLHQAGGLLLLAAMLYVNYQFGKGGEHILRTTEVKKDLVLD
- a CDS encoding SOS response-associated peptidase, with amino-acid sequence MPTRFSFSASKEKMKRQFNLDIKKELQQSFNIGATQNAYLLTNQSLDLQIFSWGLIPHWAKDKSVGTNLINAQVEGIASKLSFRLPIRQRRCLIFADSYYEWTKEGRATQPYRVQLSNGDLMTFAGVWDVWVDGNQGLHKTFSIITTPANNSLKELGISRMPALITTGTDRAKWLGEHSLPNALNILQPLENLSLDIYPIAKEVDSLDNNYPELHKPIELSS
- a CDS encoding transketolase; this encodes MADIQSLERMATQVRRDIIRMVHACQSGHPGGSLGCADFFTALYQEVMDHNPSFNMEGKGEDVFYLSNGHISPVWYSVLARSGYFPVEELATFRNLDSRLQGHPATHEGLPGIRVASGSLGQGLSVALGTALAKKLDGDNKLVYVLTGDGELQEGQIWEAMLFATHQKIDNVIVTVDWNGQQIDGANDDVLSLGDLEAKWLSFGWEVVHMDGNNMEEVVKGFDAAKAKTGQGKPVVILMKTDMGHGVDFMSGTHKWHGKAPNDEQKDIALAQLEETLGDYPL
- a CDS encoding transketolase family protein, translating into MLKDIISTGKKATRDGFGDGLYEAGQKNPNVVALCADLVGSLKMNKFIDENPERFFQMGISEANMMGVAAGLATGGKIPYTGTFANFSTARVFDQVRQSIAYSDKNVKICASHAGLTLGEDGATHQTLEDVGMMKMLPGMTVINPCDYHQTKAATVAIAEHHGPVYLRFGRPSWPMFTENMPFEIGKALTLNEGTDVTIFATGHLVWKAVEAAKQLEEEGISCELINIHTIKPLDQDAVLKSAAKTKCVVVAEEHNIIGGLGESVARVLAQKQPTLMEFVAVNDTFGESGKVPDLIAKYGLDTVDVVKAVKKVLERKAENA
- a CDS encoding serine hydrolase domain-containing protein — its product is MFCKRITLFYCMLFFVGCKDALVKPIRYKGGDLHPQPSKYIFPDTSNYRLHQQVSSVVKTILDREAKDIMGRQAITGLSAAMFIPNQGIWQIDTGFISKPNNVLIDHLSVFYWASVAKLVTSTVVYQLVAEQKLKLSSPLQNWYPNIQNSNQITIEHLLNHTNGIYSFNSDSSLHFSQQLHSPTELLNIALSKESLFQPGEYWAYTNTGYLLLALIVEQIENKSFQEIVKDRIARPEQLSSLRVLNLGELPNNLALAHYNNTTITTEYSVPLGAGNIVANSKDMVLFFYALLVGKYLPIETVHGMLANLYPMFNDGMYYGNGIMLYDFDKINGSSQEWIGHSGGTENYKAVLAYDTNTGVICAVSVNQNISAEAIAFILMKAL
- a CDS encoding M48 family metalloprotease, producing the protein MTRLRNLFALLLFVAVFHTACDRPINVFTVSQDKQLGAQLEQEIASNPTEYPLLDETQYATAYTYLLAMRDEILASPEVKFKDEFEWKLKIINDDSVLNAFCAPGGYIYVYTGLMKYLDKVDHLAGVLAHEIAHADQRHSTASMTEQYGLETLIAIASNNATAAQLGQVAGSLAQLGFSRAHETDADEHSVDYLHSTKYACNGAAGFFAKLIAQGQTSGTPAFLSTHPDPGNRVTKINERATELGCSTTLYHDNGDQGAYAAMLATLP